Proteins from a genomic interval of Schaalia odontolytica:
- the topA gene encoding type I DNA topoisomerase, whose amino-acid sequence MSATKLVIVESPAKAATIEGYLGPDYHVTASIGHIRDLPQPSELPKDMKKGPFGRFAVNVDDGFTPYYVVNPDKKKKVTELKKLLKESDELFLATDEDREGEAIAWHLLQVLKPKVPVRRMVFHEITKEAIQRALDNTRDLDTALVDAQETRRILDRLYGYEVSPLLWRKIRPSLSAGRVQSVATRLVVARERDRIAHVSAEYWSIDTAFTCAGQAFSARVTSVDGAAIATGSDFSEKGELSAKALKAGVLHLDEATARSYARALTDAPASVVDSVTRKPYRRRPAAPFTTSTLQQEASRKLHWNASSTMRTAQSLYESGYITYMRTDSTALSGQAIHAAREQATQLYGAEAVAEAPRTYGTASKGAQEAHEAIRPAGDHFRTPGEVASSLSKQQLALYDLIWKRTVASQMADARGYTATIRVLTGIDVDGKRRDVLSSASGTVITAPGFRLAYEEGRDQGRYEAEKSDAEKTLPDVAEGDAASLTQATPAGHETQPPGRYTEATLVKTMEELGIGRPSTYAATIQTIGDRGYVTHRGQYLVPTWLAFSVTRLLEENLANLVDYDFTASMEGDLDRIAAGEENGTEFLSGFFFGPDGSGETGGLRHDVASLGDDIDARAVNSIDLGRGVTLRVGRYGPYMEKADGTHANVPPEVAPDELTDELIDQLFSRAADDGRELGVDPGTGHTIIVKDGRYGPYVTEVLPEPEGDAGAKAKKGAVKPRTASLFKTMDISTVTLAEALQLLSLPREVGVDPATGEAITAQNGRYGPYLKKGTDSRTLASEDQLLTITLDEALAIYAQPKTRGRGTARPPLREFGEDPISGKKVTVKDGRFGPYVTDGETNVTVPRAETVEDLTAERAYELLADKRAKGPAPKRARKTAAKKTTTKKKTAAKKPAAKKTRAKKQAATKE is encoded by the coding sequence ATGTCAGCGACGAAGCTCGTGATCGTGGAGTCTCCTGCGAAGGCTGCCACCATCGAGGGATACCTGGGCCCCGACTACCATGTGACCGCCTCGATCGGTCACATCCGCGACCTGCCCCAGCCCTCCGAGCTACCCAAGGACATGAAGAAGGGGCCCTTCGGACGCTTCGCCGTCAACGTCGATGACGGCTTCACGCCCTACTACGTGGTGAACCCCGACAAGAAGAAGAAGGTCACCGAACTCAAGAAGCTCCTCAAGGAGTCCGACGAACTCTTCCTGGCAACCGATGAGGATCGCGAGGGAGAGGCCATCGCGTGGCACCTCCTGCAGGTCCTCAAGCCGAAGGTGCCCGTGCGACGCATGGTCTTCCACGAGATCACGAAGGAAGCGATCCAGCGGGCACTGGACAACACGCGCGACCTGGACACGGCGCTGGTGGACGCCCAAGAGACGCGCCGCATCCTCGACCGCCTCTACGGCTACGAGGTCTCCCCCCTGCTGTGGCGCAAGATTCGCCCGTCCCTGTCGGCGGGTCGCGTCCAGTCGGTGGCCACGCGCCTCGTGGTCGCCAGGGAACGGGACCGCATAGCCCACGTGAGCGCCGAATACTGGTCGATCGACACGGCCTTCACCTGCGCCGGTCAGGCCTTCAGCGCCCGCGTGACCTCCGTCGACGGGGCGGCGATCGCGACGGGCTCGGACTTTTCCGAGAAGGGCGAGCTGAGTGCGAAGGCTCTCAAGGCCGGCGTTCTCCACCTCGACGAGGCCACGGCCCGCTCCTACGCCCGCGCGCTCACTGACGCCCCGGCCTCGGTCGTCGACTCCGTGACCCGCAAGCCCTATCGGCGCCGCCCGGCCGCCCCCTTCACGACCTCGACCCTGCAGCAGGAGGCTTCGCGCAAGCTGCACTGGAATGCATCCTCGACCATGCGCACCGCCCAGTCCCTCTACGAGTCCGGCTACATCACGTACATGCGTACCGACTCCACGGCGCTGTCGGGGCAGGCCATCCACGCGGCCCGCGAGCAGGCCACCCAGCTCTACGGGGCCGAGGCCGTGGCCGAGGCTCCGCGCACCTACGGAACCGCGTCGAAGGGCGCGCAGGAGGCCCACGAGGCGATCCGACCCGCCGGGGACCACTTCCGCACGCCGGGCGAGGTGGCCTCGTCCCTGTCCAAGCAGCAGCTGGCCCTGTACGACCTGATCTGGAAGCGCACCGTTGCCTCCCAGATGGCCGACGCGCGCGGATACACGGCGACGATCCGCGTGCTGACGGGCATCGACGTTGACGGCAAGCGCCGCGATGTCCTCTCGTCGGCCTCGGGCACCGTCATCACCGCCCCCGGGTTCCGCCTGGCCTACGAGGAGGGGCGCGACCAGGGCCGATACGAGGCGGAGAAGAGCGACGCGGAGAAGACCCTGCCCGACGTGGCCGAGGGCGACGCCGCCTCCCTGACCCAGGCGACCCCCGCCGGGCACGAGACGCAGCCCCCGGGGCGCTACACGGAGGCCACGCTGGTCAAGACCATGGAGGAGCTCGGCATCGGACGCCCCTCCACGTACGCGGCCACGATCCAGACGATCGGCGACCGCGGATACGTCACGCACCGCGGCCAGTACCTGGTCCCCACGTGGCTGGCATTCTCGGTGACGCGCCTGCTCGAAGAGAACCTCGCGAACCTCGTGGACTACGACTTCACGGCCTCCATGGAGGGCGACCTGGACCGCATCGCGGCGGGGGAAGAGAACGGAACGGAGTTCCTCTCCGGCTTCTTCTTTGGCCCCGACGGTTCGGGCGAGACGGGAGGCCTGCGACACGACGTGGCCTCCCTGGGAGACGACATCGACGCGCGCGCCGTCAACTCCATCGACCTGGGGCGCGGGGTGACCCTGCGCGTGGGCCGCTACGGCCCCTACATGGAAAAGGCCGACGGCACGCACGCGAACGTTCCGCCGGAGGTGGCTCCGGACGAGCTGACCGACGAGCTCATCGACCAGCTCTTTAGCCGGGCCGCCGACGACGGGCGCGAGCTGGGCGTCGACCCCGGCACCGGCCACACGATCATCGTGAAGGACGGGCGCTACGGTCCCTACGTCACCGAGGTCCTTCCCGAGCCCGAGGGGGATGCCGGCGCGAAGGCCAAGAAGGGCGCGGTCAAGCCCAGGACCGCGTCCCTGTTCAAGACGATGGACATTTCCACCGTGACCCTTGCCGAGGCGCTCCAGCTGCTCTCCCTGCCGCGCGAGGTGGGGGTCGACCCGGCCACGGGTGAGGCGATCACCGCGCAAAATGGCCGCTACGGCCCCTACCTGAAGAAGGGGACGGACTCGCGCACCCTGGCCAGCGAGGACCAGCTGCTCACCATCACCCTGGACGAGGCCCTGGCAATCTACGCTCAGCCCAAGACCCGCGGGCGCGGCACTGCCCGCCCGCCGCTGCGCGAGTTCGGCGAGGACCCGATCTCCGGCAAGAAGGTCACCGTCAAGGACGGGCGCTTCGGCCCCTACGTGACCGACGGCGAGACCAATGTGACGGTTCCGCGCGCCGAGACGGTCGAGGACCTCACCGCCGAACGCGCCTACGAGCTCCTGGCCGACAAGCGCGCCAAGGGGCCCGCCCCCAAGCGCGCGCGCAAGACGGCGGCAAAGAAGACGACGACGAAGAAGAAAACGGCGGCGAAGAAACCCGCCGCGAAGAAGACGCGCGCCAAGAAACAGGCGGCGACGAAGGAATGA
- the tmk gene encoding dTMP kinase, whose protein sequence is MAARGVFITFEGGDGSGKSTQILAVRDWFASRGREVVVTREPGGTELGAEIRRLVQNGPEDVDARTEALLYAADRAYHVTTVVAPALERGAVVLGDRYIDSSLAYQGAARSLGVDEISSLSAWATRGLYPSLTFLLDLPPEVGARRRTDAPDRMERESMDFHERVRHEYLRLADAEPDRIVVIDAVGTVEEVFSEIRGVLVERFEGGVATIDEAADVSAEAARGAGEPAPDAGRSPRTGGRETPSSRKPATMVGALGESQGALWDE, encoded by the coding sequence ATGGCAGCGCGAGGAGTGTTCATCACTTTCGAGGGCGGCGACGGCTCCGGCAAGTCGACGCAGATCCTGGCGGTGCGCGACTGGTTCGCGAGTCGCGGCCGCGAGGTCGTTGTCACCCGCGAGCCGGGCGGCACCGAGCTGGGGGCGGAGATCCGTCGCCTGGTGCAAAACGGGCCCGAGGACGTGGATGCGCGCACCGAGGCGCTCCTGTATGCGGCGGACCGCGCCTACCACGTGACCACGGTCGTGGCCCCCGCCCTCGAGCGCGGCGCGGTCGTGCTGGGGGACCGCTACATCGACTCGTCCCTGGCCTACCAGGGGGCGGCCCGCTCCCTGGGCGTCGACGAGATCTCGTCCCTGTCCGCGTGGGCGACCCGCGGCCTCTACCCCTCGCTCACGTTCCTCCTGGACCTTCCTCCGGAAGTTGGTGCGCGCCGTCGCACCGACGCCCCGGACCGCATGGAGCGCGAGTCCATGGACTTCCACGAGCGCGTCCGCCACGAGTACCTGCGCCTGGCCGACGCGGAGCCGGATCGCATCGTCGTCATCGACGCGGTGGGCACCGTCGAGGAGGTGTTCTCCGAGATCCGCGGGGTCCTCGTCGAACGCTTCGAAGGTGGGGTGGCCACCATTGACGAGGCCGCGGACGTATCCGCGGAAGCCGCGAGGGGCGCGGGGGAGCCGGCACCCGACGCCGGCCGCTCCCCGCGCACGGGAGGCCGCGAGACTCCCTCCTCCCGCAAGCCCGCGACCATGGTCGGCGCCCTCGGGGAATCCCAGGGTGCCCTGTGGGATGAATGA
- a CDS encoding DNA polymerase III subunit delta' translates to MMSVWSSLVGQDDAVAKLSEAAASARAIVASRAGSAALEDARSMSHAWLITGPPGSGRSVAARAFAAALQCTGEEVGCGTCPGCRTTTGRTNADVLFVATETSIINVETARSLVLQAQSSPSQGLWRVIVVEDADRLGEAGANALLKAIEEPPEHTVWLLCAPSPEDMIATIRSRCRHLGLRIPTANAVADLLVREGVATPEVALEAARAAQSHIGLARALAADPEMRARRRAIVTAPASVRSVGEAVLAAERLLETAKAQADAQVSERNAREKAELLRQLGMEEDERATKASRTLIRQLEEDQKRRSKRALTDAIDRALIDLLAIYRDVLMTQVGGDGELINTDLADLVRSIAAESTPRQTLSRVDHIETARRRLKSNGNTLLVLEDMAISLRPQA, encoded by the coding sequence ATGATGAGCGTCTGGTCCTCCCTGGTCGGACAGGATGATGCGGTCGCTAAGCTCAGCGAGGCCGCGGCCAGCGCGCGCGCGATCGTGGCTTCCAGGGCGGGTTCGGCCGCCTTGGAAGACGCTCGCTCGATGAGCCACGCGTGGCTCATCACCGGCCCCCCGGGATCCGGACGATCCGTGGCCGCGCGGGCCTTCGCGGCGGCCCTGCAGTGCACCGGCGAGGAGGTCGGCTGCGGAACGTGCCCGGGGTGCCGCACGACCACGGGGCGCACCAATGCGGACGTTCTCTTCGTCGCGACGGAGACCTCGATCATCAACGTTGAGACCGCGCGTTCCCTGGTCCTCCAGGCCCAGTCGTCCCCCTCCCAGGGGCTGTGGCGCGTGATCGTCGTCGAGGACGCGGATCGCCTGGGTGAAGCGGGGGCGAACGCCCTGCTCAAGGCCATTGAAGAACCCCCCGAGCACACGGTCTGGCTCCTGTGCGCCCCCAGCCCGGAGGATATGATCGCCACGATCCGGTCGAGGTGCCGCCACCTCGGCCTGCGCATCCCCACCGCCAACGCGGTCGCGGACCTCCTCGTGCGCGAGGGCGTGGCCACCCCCGAGGTTGCCCTCGAGGCCGCGCGAGCCGCCCAATCCCACATCGGCCTCGCCCGAGCGCTGGCCGCCGACCCCGAGATGCGGGCGCGCAGGCGCGCCATCGTCACCGCTCCCGCCTCGGTGCGAAGCGTCGGAGAGGCGGTGCTCGCCGCCGAACGGCTCCTGGAGACCGCCAAGGCTCAGGCCGACGCGCAGGTCAGCGAACGCAACGCGCGCGAGAAAGCGGAGCTGCTGCGCCAGCTCGGGATGGAGGAAGACGAACGCGCCACCAAGGCCTCGCGCACCCTCATCCGCCAGCTCGAGGAGGATCAGAAGCGCCGCTCCAAGCGCGCGCTCACGGACGCGATCGACCGCGCCCTCATCGACCTGCTCGCCATCTACCGCGACGTCCTCATGACGCAGGTGGGCGGAGACGGAGAACTCATCAACACGGACCTGGCCGACCTGGTCCGTTCGATCGCGGCCGAGTCGACTCCCCGCCAGACGCTGAGCCGCGTCGACCACATCGAGACGGCGCGGCGGCGGCTGAAGTCGAATGGAAACACACTCCTCGTCCTGGAGGACATGGCGATCTCCCTGCGGCCCCAGGCGTAA
- a CDS encoding alpha/beta hydrolase, whose protein sequence is MKTRSIAAVAVAILAVVAIVLTVLGYYGTQHRGPVPAATATSSAPPIPVQSGSTQAYYEQTITWGACASGTFGSFQGVDSSDASEYQCAFLKVPLDWAQPDGNQISLALAVHRSGSKNAPALFINPGGPGGAVVSALPYYASQGLGESVVNAYDIIALDPRGVGDSTPVFCLSDEEKDKRNAGEDGANDTGDESPQSAIEAAQEDSRTLAAGCKERSGSLFEHIDTVSAARDFDMVRAVLGQDTLNLLGYSYGTFLGATYAGLFPERVGRFVLDGALDPSLSVNEVAALQMRGLDASLQQWISDCATQASCPMGRSRDEGIETVRSFLDSLQDKPLRTSNPDRPLTENLAVTAMTGAMYNTQWWPQLTQAFASAWRSGDGSAMLAIADTLNSRNEDGTYEDNSSDAINAINNLDYAPEGTSEQWAAEVDSLKKDLRILGKYVGYPSAALEAWPTRHAPRSRITAQGAAPIVVIGTTHDPATPYSMAQGLSGQLASGVLVSVEGWNHTAYRRGANPCVVRAVEDYLVKGTVPSDGLMCQ, encoded by the coding sequence ATGAAGACACGCTCCATCGCGGCCGTCGCCGTCGCGATCCTCGCCGTCGTCGCGATCGTCCTGACAGTCCTCGGCTACTACGGGACTCAGCACAGGGGACCCGTTCCGGCAGCGACGGCCACGTCGTCGGCGCCTCCGATCCCGGTGCAATCCGGATCGACTCAGGCGTACTATGAGCAGACCATCACGTGGGGCGCGTGCGCATCCGGCACCTTCGGCTCCTTCCAGGGGGTGGACTCCTCCGACGCCAGCGAGTACCAGTGCGCCTTCCTGAAGGTGCCCCTCGACTGGGCGCAGCCCGACGGTAACCAGATCTCGTTGGCCCTCGCCGTCCACCGCTCCGGCTCCAAGAACGCCCCCGCCCTGTTTATCAACCCGGGCGGACCCGGCGGGGCGGTCGTCTCCGCTCTTCCCTACTACGCGAGCCAGGGACTGGGTGAGTCCGTCGTCAACGCCTACGACATCATCGCCCTCGACCCGCGCGGGGTGGGCGACTCCACCCCCGTCTTTTGCCTGAGCGACGAGGAGAAGGACAAGCGAAACGCGGGCGAGGACGGCGCGAACGACACCGGGGATGAGTCCCCCCAGTCGGCCATCGAAGCGGCCCAGGAGGACTCGCGCACCCTCGCCGCCGGGTGCAAGGAGCGTTCCGGTAGCCTCTTCGAACACATCGACACCGTCAGCGCGGCGCGCGACTTCGACATGGTGCGTGCCGTCCTCGGTCAGGACACCCTCAACCTTCTCGGATACTCCTACGGCACTTTCCTGGGGGCCACCTACGCCGGGCTCTTCCCCGAGCGGGTCGGCCGCTTCGTCCTCGATGGTGCCCTCGATCCCTCCCTCAGCGTCAACGAGGTCGCGGCCCTGCAGATGCGCGGCCTGGACGCTTCCCTCCAACAGTGGATCAGCGACTGCGCCACCCAGGCCTCGTGCCCGATGGGACGCAGCCGCGACGAGGGGATCGAAACGGTCCGTTCCTTCCTGGACTCTCTGCAGGACAAGCCGCTGCGCACGTCGAACCCGGATCGCCCCCTGACGGAGAACCTGGCCGTGACCGCCATGACCGGAGCCATGTACAACACGCAGTGGTGGCCCCAGCTCACCCAGGCCTTTGCCTCCGCGTGGCGCAGCGGGGACGGCAGCGCCATGCTCGCCATCGCCGACACGCTCAATTCGCGCAACGAAGACGGCACCTACGAGGACAACTCCTCCGACGCGATCAATGCGATCAACAACCTCGACTATGCGCCCGAGGGAACCAGCGAGCAGTGGGCCGCCGAGGTGGACTCCCTCAAGAAGGACCTGCGGATCCTCGGCAAGTACGTGGGCTACCCGTCGGCGGCCCTCGAAGCGTGGCCCACGCGCCACGCCCCGCGCTCGCGCATCACCGCGCAGGGGGCGGCGCCCATCGTCGTCATCGGGACGACCCACGACCCGGCCACCCCGTACTCGATGGCTCAGGGGCTCTCCGGTCAGCTGGCCAGCGGCGTCCTCGTGTCGGTCGAAGGCTGGAATCACACGGCATACAGGCGCGGCGCGAACCCGTGCGTCGTGCGGGCCGTCGAAGACTACCTGGTCAAGGGCACCGTCCCCTCCGACGGGCTCATGTGCCAGTAG
- a CDS encoding Dps family protein, whose translation MTVESTGFKASDVLAGNLQKVLTDVTALSLVGKQLHWNITGDGFRSLHLFLDDVVNIAREASDEVAERMRAMQAVPNGLPEVVAQRNTLPTVPETIIKTDDAEELAIAAINATVATMRDVHEKVDAEDSASADILNDYIRRLEQRAWFIRSQNGQA comes from the coding sequence ATGACCGTTGAGTCCACTGGTTTCAAAGCTTCCGACGTCCTCGCAGGCAACCTGCAGAAGGTCCTCACCGACGTGACGGCGCTGTCCCTCGTGGGCAAGCAGCTGCACTGGAACATCACGGGCGACGGATTCCGTTCGCTGCACCTCTTCCTCGACGATGTCGTTAACATCGCGCGCGAGGCCTCCGACGAGGTCGCCGAGCGCATGCGCGCCATGCAGGCCGTCCCCAACGGCCTGCCCGAGGTCGTGGCGCAGCGCAACACCCTGCCCACGGTGCCCGAGACGATCATCAAGACGGACGATGCCGAGGAGCTCGCCATCGCCGCGATCAACGCCACCGTCGCCACCATGCGCGACGTCCACGAGAAGGTCGACGCCGAGGATTCGGCTTCTGCGGATATCCTCAACGACTACATTCGTCGCCTTGAGCAGCGGGCATGGTTCATCCGTTCGCAAAACGGCCAGGCCTGA
- the hemH gene encoding ferrochelatase, with product MMNSQDPEVAEASLAAAAPSRPDDAVALVLVNLGTPSAPEPGPVRAFLREFLSDRRVIEMNPFLWKPILEGIILRVRPREVSRKYRSIWLEQGSPLMHYTREQARLLGERLPGVRVEVAMRYGQLSIGAALDRLHAQGVRRVAVLPAYPHYSATTVASINDAVCAWIGRNRDGFEMRLHRSFPASPAYIDALAVALEAHWEREGRPNFLAGERVVVSFHSIPVAMDQAGDPYRAECRRTVAALEARLGLPMGTLTATFQSVFGRAEWLGPQTIEEMARLGGEHCPRVDVICPGFTADCLETLEEIDQLNRETFTEAGGGDYHYVPWANASDGAVSALEEQARIALAGWI from the coding sequence GTGATGAACTCCCAGGACCCCGAGGTCGCCGAGGCCTCGCTCGCCGCAGCCGCGCCCTCCCGCCCCGACGACGCCGTCGCCCTCGTCCTGGTTAACCTCGGAACCCCGAGCGCTCCCGAACCCGGACCGGTGCGTGCCTTCCTCCGCGAGTTCCTGTCCGACCGGCGCGTCATCGAGATGAACCCGTTCCTGTGGAAGCCGATCCTCGAAGGAATCATCCTGCGGGTGCGCCCCCGCGAGGTGTCCCGCAAGTACCGCAGCATCTGGCTGGAGCAGGGCTCGCCCCTCATGCACTACACCCGTGAGCAGGCGCGCCTCCTCGGCGAGCGGCTTCCCGGCGTGCGGGTGGAGGTTGCCATGCGATACGGTCAGCTCTCGATCGGCGCCGCGTTGGATCGCCTGCACGCCCAGGGCGTGCGCCGCGTGGCCGTGCTTCCCGCCTACCCCCATTATTCGGCGACGACGGTCGCGTCGATCAACGACGCCGTGTGCGCCTGGATCGGACGCAACCGAGACGGATTCGAGATGCGCCTGCACCGCTCGTTCCCAGCCTCGCCCGCCTACATCGACGCGCTCGCCGTCGCGCTGGAGGCCCACTGGGAGCGCGAGGGGCGCCCAAACTTCCTGGCCGGAGAGCGCGTGGTCGTCTCCTTCCACTCGATTCCCGTGGCGATGGATCAGGCGGGCGACCCTTACCGCGCCGAATGCCGTCGAACCGTGGCGGCCCTCGAAGCTCGGCTCGGGCTGCCGATGGGGACGCTCACGGCGACATTCCAGAGCGTCTTCGGCCGCGCCGAGTGGCTGGGACCGCAGACAATCGAGGAAATGGCGAGGCTCGGTGGCGAGCACTGCCCCCGCGTCGACGTCATATGCCCAGGATTTACGGCCGACTGCCTGGAGACGCTGGAGGAGATCGACCAGCTCAACCGCGAGACCTTCACCGAGGCGGGGGGCGGGGACTACCACTACGTGCCGTGGGCGAACGCGTCGGATGGGGCCGTGAGCGCCCTGGAGGAACAGGCGCGCATCGCGCTCGCGGGTTGGATCTAG
- a CDS encoding aminotransferase class I/II-fold pyridoxal phosphate-dependent enzyme: MDSPDCHDLATLAIHIGCAPDPVTGDVVPPIHVASTYVQDRPGQLRDGYEYGRCANPTTNAFAGAIAALEGARNGFAFPSGMSAEDTLIRLLARPGDQVVHSTDVYGGTHKLLSVIKPAEGIASESVDLTDVDVAARAIRRARPQIVWVETPSNPFLTVTDIAAIAELTHEVGGLLVVDNTFATPVLQRPLDLGADAVVHSTTKYVAGHSDVVGGAFVLRDDLTLPAHVTPFFDEADAAAEAVKLQMTLGHVPSPRDTYLAHRGLKTLALRVERHCENTQRVAEYLAEHPKVTSVHYPGLASDPGHGIAQRQNPRGVGGVLSFQVATEEAAIRLSTRTRLFALAASLGAPESLIEHPAIMTHSTRAGGVGGVPGTLLRLAVGLEDAGDLIADLEQALAQI, translated from the coding sequence ATGGACTCCCCCGACTGTCACGACCTTGCAACGCTGGCCATTCACATCGGCTGTGCGCCGGATCCGGTGACCGGCGACGTCGTCCCCCCGATCCACGTCGCCTCCACCTACGTTCAAGACCGGCCCGGGCAGCTGCGCGACGGCTACGAGTACGGCCGCTGCGCTAACCCGACGACCAACGCCTTCGCGGGGGCAATCGCGGCCCTGGAAGGCGCGCGGAACGGCTTCGCTTTCCCGTCCGGAATGAGCGCGGAAGACACGCTCATTCGCCTGCTGGCCAGACCGGGGGATCAGGTCGTGCACTCGACCGACGTGTACGGGGGCACGCACAAACTGCTCAGCGTCATCAAACCCGCCGAGGGCATCGCATCGGAGTCGGTGGATCTGACCGACGTGGACGTGGCGGCGCGCGCGATTCGGAGGGCTCGCCCCCAGATCGTCTGGGTGGAAACCCCGTCGAACCCGTTTCTCACGGTGACCGACATCGCCGCCATCGCGGAGCTGACTCACGAGGTGGGCGGCCTGCTGGTGGTCGATAACACCTTCGCGACCCCCGTTCTGCAGCGTCCCCTCGACCTGGGAGCGGACGCCGTGGTGCACTCGACCACGAAGTACGTGGCCGGGCACTCGGACGTCGTGGGAGGGGCTTTCGTGCTGCGCGATGACCTGACACTCCCCGCCCACGTCACCCCCTTCTTTGACGAGGCGGATGCGGCCGCGGAGGCGGTCAAGCTGCAGATGACGCTCGGGCACGTGCCCTCCCCGCGGGATACCTACCTTGCGCACCGGGGCCTGAAGACGCTCGCTCTGCGGGTCGAGCGACACTGCGAGAATACGCAGAGGGTCGCCGAGTACCTGGCCGAGCACCCCAAGGTCACCTCCGTGCACTACCCGGGCCTGGCCTCGGACCCGGGTCACGGGATTGCCCAGCGCCAGAATCCGCGAGGCGTGGGCGGGGTCCTCTCCTTCCAGGTGGCCACCGAGGAGGCGGCCATCCGCCTGTCGACGCGTACGCGCCTCTTCGCGCTGGCGGCGTCGCTGGGCGCTCCGGAGTCCCTCATCGAGCATCCTGCGATCATGACGCACTCGACGCGTGCGGGCGGCGTGGGCGGGGTGCCCGGGACGCTGCTGCGCCTGGCGGTGGGCCTGGAGGACGCAGGGGACCTGATCGCGGACCTGGAACAGGCGCTCGCGCAGATATGA
- a CDS encoding chloride channel protein: MLSHTRRLAAATVATGIIAGLVGLACIHLLHWIQALAWNMHSGTLLQAVSAASPARRVGVLALAGVIGALSWFFLFRRNQTITSVGAAVEGTPMPPLRAVWHALTQIVIVGLGASVGREVAPREMAAALAAAAADRLGLCAQDRRIIVACGAGAGLAAVYSIPLSGAIYTLEVLLVSRSARAVAPALVSSSIAVLLSTGFTRPAFFYSLPPLTPSLSLTVFGALVGPLLGAAGWVFRRVVASLGSARPRDWRLLVAMPLCFTLVGLVSTRVPSVLGNGQASAQTQFDAVWAAGAGVALAALVLVAKTATTLATIRSGGWGGVLTPAVALGAGLGAVIGLPWAAAWPGSQVAAFAFLGAAAFLGASMKAPFTGLILVIEFTGEGATILVPAVLAVGGATAAASWLARRHSRGSLTASSAPGSPRLTDESVR; the protein is encoded by the coding sequence GTGCTGAGCCACACCCGCCGCCTCGCTGCAGCCACCGTGGCCACCGGCATCATTGCCGGCCTCGTCGGCCTGGCGTGCATTCACCTGCTGCATTGGATCCAGGCGCTGGCCTGGAACATGCATTCGGGCACGCTCCTGCAGGCCGTGAGCGCCGCCTCCCCCGCTCGCCGCGTCGGAGTCCTCGCCCTGGCCGGAGTGATCGGCGCGCTGTCCTGGTTCTTCCTCTTCCGGCGCAATCAGACGATCACGTCGGTCGGCGCCGCGGTGGAGGGCACGCCGATGCCTCCTCTTCGGGCCGTGTGGCACGCCCTCACCCAGATCGTTATCGTCGGCCTCGGGGCCTCGGTCGGACGCGAGGTCGCCCCCCGAGAGATGGCCGCAGCGCTCGCAGCCGCGGCGGCCGATCGGCTCGGCCTGTGCGCGCAAGACCGCAGGATCATCGTCGCCTGCGGAGCAGGCGCGGGACTGGCGGCCGTCTACTCGATTCCGCTGTCGGGAGCCATCTACACCCTTGAGGTCCTCCTCGTCTCCCGATCCGCGCGCGCCGTCGCACCCGCCCTCGTCAGTTCTTCCATCGCAGTCCTCCTGTCGACGGGTTTCACCAGGCCCGCCTTCTTCTACTCGCTTCCCCCCCTCACCCCTTCCCTGTCTCTCACGGTGTTCGGGGCTCTCGTCGGTCCGCTCCTGGGGGCGGCCGGGTGGGTGTTTCGCCGGGTGGTCGCCTCCCTCGGTTCGGCTCGCCCGCGCGACTGGCGCCTCCTCGTCGCCATGCCGCTCTGCTTCACTCTCGTCGGCCTCGTCTCGACCCGGGTGCCCTCGGTGCTCGGAAACGGGCAGGCCAGCGCCCAAACCCAGTTCGACGCCGTCTGGGCCGCAGGAGCCGGCGTCGCCCTCGCCGCGCTTGTCCTCGTTGCCAAGACCGCCACAACCCTCGCGACGATTCGCTCCGGCGGCTGGGGCGGCGTCCTGACTCCCGCAGTTGCCTTGGGGGCGGGTCTCGGGGCCGTCATCGGACTGCCCTGGGCCGCCGCATGGCCGGGATCACAGGTTGCGGCCTTCGCGTTCCTGGGCGCGGCAGCCTTCCTCGGCGCATCCATGAAGGCCCCCTTCACCGGCCTCATCCTGGTCATCGAGTTCACCGGCGAGGGCGCCACGATCCTCGTGCCCGCGGTTCTCGCGGTCGGGGGCGCCACCGCAGCCGCCAGCTGGCTTGCCCGCAGGCACTCCCGGGGAAGTCTCACCGCGAGCTCAGCACCTGGATCCCCGCGGCTCACGGACGAATCCGTGCGGTGA
- a CDS encoding MarR family winged helix-turn-helix transcriptional regulator, with protein MSRAHHPRAAAWELYFTATARLTERIEAALKGQAGLSMPEYSVLLMTDRAGGEGIRPSVLAHRVVFSRSRLTHTMKRLESRGLIERRPCQGDGRGGLVFLTLDGKTLFDKAALIQRAVIRRLFLDDITPEEVSMLTSLFSRVSARLDEDSLC; from the coding sequence GTGAGCCGAGCACACCACCCCCGCGCAGCAGCCTGGGAACTCTACTTCACGGCGACCGCGCGCCTCACCGAACGCATCGAAGCGGCACTCAAGGGGCAGGCCGGACTCTCCATGCCCGAATACTCCGTCCTGCTCATGACCGACCGCGCGGGAGGAGAGGGAATCCGCCCCTCCGTGCTGGCCCATCGGGTCGTCTTCTCACGTTCGCGCCTCACGCACACGATGAAGCGCCTCGAATCACGCGGACTCATCGAGCGCCGCCCCTGTCAGGGCGACGGGCGCGGCGGCCTCGTCTTCCTCACGCTCGACGGAAAGACTCTCTTCGACAAGGCTGCGCTCATCCAGCGCGCCGTCATCCGCCGCCTGTTCCTCGACGACATCACACCCGAAGAGGTGTCCATGCTCACCTCCCTTTTCTCCAGGGTCAGCGCGCGCCTTGACGAGGATTCACTGTGCTGA